In Silene latifolia isolate original U9 population chromosome X, ASM4854445v1, whole genome shotgun sequence, the following proteins share a genomic window:
- the LOC141622325 gene encoding la-related protein 1C-like, protein MAASSNTNSPPTTTENTTATNTAAAETTVTPPWTQIVAPPSPAANVVVGLGESPAEGGESNAAAATAVVSKKPAWNKKPMTMAKPFSTEFGQGESASLPALIGADFWPSLMECTNKSSPKMFSSTNVGSPLSIEVTGIDSSSTATVASSVRSPTLPTQKPTTSYPKNHLTSNHGQVARQKSAKREGEGNSQSNGGFSNQAPQSAGEGSHYHYSQGSPKPNSGGYPDNSGKDNVQAHSHRESGQKNASGEHPHHRNSLRKGNGGPQSRGDGSHQNYGGRRSNQERGNHDWNHQKSFNGRDASFQPAVVSRGFVRPPPVATPFIHPPTMQPLINPMMGPDLPFFYIPPGVQLVAPMPQMYFPAPDLELYTEIMKQIDYYFSNENLVRDTFLRQKMDENGWVSVGVISEFNKVKSLTNDTFQILEAVRHSTVVEVQGDKIRRRGDWMRWVMPPSVQFPMSDAQSPKGPPVSALTDRIQSISVDEKTHDPSIMKAAVGDSSSSPQTGVDKASPGGC, encoded by the exons ATGGCAGCTTCCTCTAACACCAACTCCCCTCCCACCACCACCGAAaacaccaccgcaaccaacaccgCGGCGGCGGAAACTACGGTAACGCCGCCGTGGACGCAGATCGTGGCGCCTCCGTCGCCGGCGGCGAATGTTGTTGTCGGACTCGGAGAGAGTCCGGCGGAGGGAGGAGAGAGCAATGCGGCGGCGGCAACGGCGGTGGTGAGTAAGAAGCCGGCGTGGAATAAGAAGCCGATGACGATGGCGAAACCGTTTTCGACGGAGTTTGGACAGGGTGAAAGTGCTAGTCTTCCGGCGTTAATTGGGGCGGACTTTTGGCCGTCACTTATGGAGTGTACTAATAAGTCTTCTCCAAAGATGTTTTCTTCTACCAATGTTGGATCCCCTCTTTCTATTGAG GTAACTGGAATTGATTCGTCGTCAACCGCAACAGTAGCATCATCGGTGCGATCACCAACATTACCTACACAAAAGCCGACTACTAGCTACCCAAAAAACCATTTAACTTCCAACCATGGACAGGTTGCGAGGCAAAAGTCAGCGAAGCGTGAGGGTGAAGGTAATTCACAATCTAATGGAGGGTTCTCTAATCAGGCTCCACAATCGGCCGGTGAGGGTTCTCATTATCATTATAGTCAAGGTTCTCCTAAGCCTAATTCTGGCGGTTATCCTGATAATTCTGGTAAAGACAATGTGCAAGCTCACAGTCATAGAGAGTCGGGTCAGAAAAATGCTAGTGGGGAGCATCCACATCACCGTAACTCTCTTAGGAAGGGGAATGGAGGGCCCCAATCACGTGGAGATGGGTCACATCAGAATTATGGGGGCAGACGAAGTAATCAGGAACGTGGTAATCATGACTGGAACCATCAAAAAAGTTTTAACGGGAGAGATGCTTCTTTCCAGCCAGCAGTTGTTTCAAGGGGCTTTGTGAGACCCCCGCCTGTTGCTACTCCGTTTATTCATCCTCCAACTATGCAGCCTTTGATAAATCCTATGATGGGGCCTG ATTTGCCTTTTTTCTATATACCCCCGGGCGTGCAGTTAGTTGCACCTATGCCTCAGATGTATTTCCCTGCACCTGATCTTGAGTTGTATACTGAGATAATGAAGCAAATTGATTATTACTTCAG TAATGAAAATCTAGTCAGAGACACTTTTTTGCGTCAGAAAATGGATGAAAATGGTTGGGTTTCTGTTGGTGTAATTTCAGAGTTCAATAAG GTCAAATCTCTGACAAATGACACTTTCCAAATTCTAGAAGCTGTTAGGCACTCCACAGTTGTTGAAGTACAG GGCGATAAAATTAGGAGACGTGGTGATTGGATGCGATGGGTGATGCCGCCTTCTGTGCAGTTTCCAATGTCAGACGCACAGTCGCCTAAGGGCCCACCAGTATCTGCACTAACAGATCGCATTCAAAGTATCTCGGTTGACGAGAAGACCCATGATCCTAGCATTATGAAGGCTGCGGTAGGTGATTCAAGTAGTTCTCCACAGACTGGCGTGGATAAGGCAAGTCCTGGTGGGTGTTGA
- the LOC141623169 gene encoding uncharacterized protein LOC141623169 produces MVCYGTWFLSTGTVCEFAGFSLCEIEDWIRTCKYPFLMVGDFNQVEYRSDKLSGSQRAIGGAEEFNLWKIRNELIDIPFKGPRFTWCNNRKGNGRVYERIDKAYGSKNWFSMFPNTGIKHYPIQISDHAPIEVDLNLVGTTGSKPFKLDAWVLDHEACLERIQNAWNMEDTGSPAYRVTRKLSRVRSSVKRWTLDKRAEWGGKWNDFDQRLENGMTLAINGGGEEEYSKANEEVTEFARATAVFWKQRAKIKWMAEGDTCTKFFFNWVKGRAGRNHIHGVKNSEGEWLYEEGQVRGEFQKVFMDLFLAEEEGVVWRDQSALQQSLTHLKCKISQDETDRLSRPFSAKEVRTAVFQMGLEAGA; encoded by the coding sequence ATGGTATGTTATGGTACTTGGTTCTTGTCTACGGGCACCGTGTGTGAGTTCGCGGGCTTTAGTCTATGCGAAATTGAGGATTGGATTAGGACGTGTAAATACCCATTTCTTATGGTTGGTGATTTTAACCAAGTTGAGTATAGGAGTGATAAGCTGAGTGGAAGTCAAAGGGCTATAGGGGGAGCTGAGGAGTTCAATTTGTGGAAAATTCGTAATGAACTGATCGACATTCCGTTTAAGGGTCCCCGGTTCACGTGGTGTAATAATAGGAAGGGTAATGGGAGGGTTTATGAGCGCATTGATAAAGCTTATGGTTCTAAGAATTGGTTTTCTATGTTTCCAAATACCGGTATTAAACATTACCCCATCCAAATATCGGATCATGCGCCGATTGAAGTAGATTTAAATCTTGTGGGAACCACTGGAAGTAAACCCTTCAAACTGGATGCTTGGGTTTTGGACCATGAGGCGTGCTTGGAAAGGATTCAAAATGCTTGGAATATGGAGGATACGGGGTCACCGGCTTACCGTGTAACCAGGAAGTTATCCAGGGTTCGGTCAAGTGTCAAAAGATGGACTTTGGACAAAAGAGCTGAATGGGGTGGGAAATGGAACGATTTTGATCAAAGATTAGAAAATGGCATGACTCTGGCCATCAATGGGGGTGGAGAGGAGGAGTACTCAAAAGCAAACGAGGAAGTTACTGAGTTTGCACGAGCAACAGCGGTTTTCTGGAAACAGCGTGCAAAAATTAAGTGGATGGCGGAGGGGGATACTTGTACAAAATTCTTCTTTAACTGGGTGAAAGGACGCGCGGGAAGGAATCATATTCACGGGGTGAAAAACTCGGAGGGGGAATGGCTTTATGAGGAGGGACAAGTGCGGGGTGAGTTCCAGAAAGTTTTTATGGATCTCTTCTTAGCTGAGGAGGAGGGGGTTGTGTGGCGGGATCAGTCTGCCTTGCAACAATCTCTCACACATCTGAAGTGTAAGATATCCCAGGATGAAACTGATCGGCTCAGTAGGCCTTTTTCAGCTAAAGAAGTCCGTACGGCGGTCTTCCAAATGGGGCTCGAAGCCGGGGCCTGA
- the LOC141623161 gene encoding uncharacterized protein LOC141623161, giving the protein MCGGDQKCIETVEHLFRDCSLTRRLWAGSTLGIRVDSATGISISDWIYDWLSYLSNSGGSEDNLITFVAVLWGLWTLRNNVIFQKLDLNSSTITGCFYNSIREKIQMLCNSSLTKQPLSLLQTSEEGSTYEERAAIRNGYPVRLIGNHSNCEVVRVKVDASWVPGLDAAFGWIAFDHTGQELERGMVRAGVIAMQSLINQIAGLEKEDHLIAGILADLRDRLSLFHCLSLSFIPRRLNVLAHGLAKQAMRL; this is encoded by the exons ATGTGCGGAGGCGATCAGAAATGCATTGAAACAGTGGAACATCTCTTTCGCGACTGTAGCCTCACTCGAAGATTATGGGCGGGTTCAACACTTGGCATCCGGGTTGACAGTGCTACAGGTATTTCGATTTCGGATTGGATTTATGACTGGCTAAGTTACTTGTCCAATTCTGGAGGGAGTGAGGACAATCTTATTACCTTTGTGGCAGTTCTGTGGGGTTTGTGGACGTTAAGGAATAACGTCATCTTCCAGAAGTTGGATTTGAACTCGTCTACAATAACGGGATGTTTTTATAATTCAATTAGGGAGAAAATACAAATGCTGTGCAACTCCTCACTTACAAAGCAACCCCTGTCATTGCTACAAACTTCCGAAGAAGGCTCGACGTATGAAGAAAGGGCGGCTATACGCAATGGATACCCCGTCCGCCTTATTGGAAATCACAGCAATTGCGAGGTGGTAAGGGTCAAAGTGGATGCTAGCTGGGTACCGGGATTGGATGCGGCGTTCGGGTGGATTGCTTTCGACCATACGGGGCAGGAACTCGAGAGGGGGATGGTGCGCGCAGGCGTAATCGCAATGCAAAGC CTAATCAATCAAATTGCGGGGCTCGAAAAGGAAGATCACTTGATTGCGGGGATTCTTGCAGATCTTCGTGATCGGCTTAGTTTATTTCATTGCTTGAGTCTTAGTTTTATTCCGAGGCGTCTGAACGTTCTAGCGCATGGGTTGGCCAAACAAGCCATGCGATTGTAA
- the LOC141622324 gene encoding uncharacterized protein LOC141622324, giving the protein MVRGSRVVLKSLGEGISKTLNEILVCPLTKQPLRYCEKTGSLISDQIGVSFPIVDGIPRLVPKDGKILEEDESSATGKSSATKNEIN; this is encoded by the exons atggtgaGAGGAAGTAGAGTTGTGCTAAAAAGTTTAGGAGAAGGAATTAGTAAGACTCTTAATGAAATTCTGGTTTGCCCattaaccaaacaacccctaag GTATTGTGAGAAGACAGGTTCATTAATCAGCGATCAAATTGGTGTTTCGTTTCCG ATTGTTGATGGGATACCTCGCTTAGTTCCAAAGGATGGCAAAATACTTGAAGAAGATGAATCATCCGCTACTGGCAAATCTTCTGCCACAAAGAACGAGATCAACTAG
- the LOC141622321 gene encoding SKP1-like protein 1B — MATTDRKITLKSSDGETFEVDEIVAMESQTIKHMVEDDCADNVIPLPNVTSTILAKVIEYCKKHVDSASSNSADTTATGAATATATGTGTAAVDDDLKAWDVEFVKVDQSTLFDLILAANYLNIKSLLDLTCQTVADMIKGKTPEEIRKTFNIKNDFTPEEEEEVRRENQWAFE, encoded by the exons ATGGCGACAACAGATCGAAAAATAACCCTAAAAAGCTCCGACGGAGAAACCTTTGAGGTCGATGAAATTGTAGCTATGGAGTCTCAGACGATTAAGCACATGGTTGAAGATGATTGTGCTGATAATGTTATTCCTCTTCCTAATGTTACCAGTACTATCCTCGCTAAGGTTATTGAGTACTGTAAGAAGCATGTTGATTCGGCTTCGAGTAATTCTGCTGATACTACCGCTACCGGCGCCGCAACTGCCACCGCTACCGGTACTGGTACTGCTGCTGTTGATGATGATCTGAAAGCTTGGGATGTTGAGTTTGTCAAAGTTGACCAGTCGACTCTCTTCGATCTTATCCTT GCTGCCAACTACCTGAACATCAAGAGCTTGCTGGATTTGACTTGCCAAACTGTTGCTGACATGATCAAAGGAAAGACACCTGAGGAGATAAGGAAGACTTTCAACATCAAAAACGACTTCACACCAGAAGAGGAAGAGGAGGTCCGCAGGGAGAACCAGTGGGCCTTCGAATGA
- the LOC141622320 gene encoding protein MID1-COMPLEMENTING ACTIVITY 1: MDEIGNLANVAQIAGLDAVKLIGLIVKAANTARMHRKNCQQFANHVKLIGNLLEQLKISELKRYPETREPLELLEDALRRSYLLVNSCQDRSYLYLLAMGWNIVYQFRKSQNEIDRYLKLVPLITLVDNARVREKLHVIEMDQREYTLDAEDEKVQQVILKPDPCNNDTVVLKKTLSCSYPKCSFDEALRKENEKLRLELQRSQANWDVAECEVIERLLEVTQTAAGFCDAEKRLPVKSPKPIQPPPDEKYSLDAGSPKKSDTFRTTSSFSSNRNLLSSQGPNQLQEWNTDLLDCCSEPCLCLKTCIYPCGTFAKVSTVANNRHVSSAAACNELLAYSLVLSCFCYTCCVRGKLRKKLNISGGVFDDFLSHLMCCCCALVQEWREVETRGAYGEKKTKINPPPPQFMES; this comes from the exons ATGGATGAAATTGGGAATTTAGCAAATGTGGCCCAAATTGCGGGCCTAGATGCCGTGAAATTAATAGGGTTGATAGTTAAGGCGGCGAACACAGCCCGGATGCACCGAAAGAATTGCCAGCAATTTGCGAATCATGTGAAGTTGATTGGGAATTTGCTAGAGCAACTAAAGATTTCAGAGCTCAAGAGGTACCCGGAAACCCGGGAACCTCTTGAGCTCCTTGAGGATGCTCTTAGGAGGTCTTATTTGTTAGTCAATAGTTGTCAAGATAGAAGCTACTTGTATTTGTTGGCTATGGGATGGAACATTGTTTATCAGTTTAGGAAGTCTCAGAATGAGATTGACCGGTATTTGAAGCTCGTCCCTCTCATCACACTCGTTGATAATGCTAGAGTCAGG GAGAAACTACATGTCATAGAAATGGATCAACGCGAGTATACTCTAGACGCGGAGGATGAAAAGGTGCAGCAAGTGATTCTAAAACCAGATCCCTGTAATAATGATACTGTCGTATTGAAGAAAACACTTTCTTGTTCATACCCAAAGTGCTCTTTTGACGAAGCACttagaaaagaaaatgaaaaactcAGATTGGAACTACAACGATCACAAGCTAATTGGGATGTTGCTGAATGTGAAGTCATCGAGCGACTGCTGGAGGTTACACAAACTGCTGCAGGGTTTTGTGACGCAGAAAAGCGTTTGCCAGTGAAAAGTCCAAAGCCAATCCAACCTCCTCCTGATGAAAAATACTCCCTTGATGCAGGATCTCCTAAGAAAAGTGATACTTTTAG GACTACCTCTTCATTTTCATCAAACCGCAATCTTCTTTCAAGCCAAGGCCCGAATCAGCTGCAAGAATGGAACACTGATTTGCTAGATTGTTGTTCAGAGCCTTGCCTGT GTTTAAAAACTTGTATCTATCCTTGTGGTACTTTTGCAAAAGTCTCAACTGTGGCAAATAATAGACACGTGT CTTCTGCTGCTGCCTGTAACGAGTTGCTGGCTTATTCTCTGGTATTATCTTGCTTTTGCTACACTTGCTGTGTCAGGGGGAAGCTCCGGAAAAAGCTGAATATCAGT GGAGGTGTTTTTGACGACTTCCTCTCCCATCTCATGTGTTGCTGTTGTGCTCTTGTTCAAGAATGGCGAGAAGTGGAAACTCGTGGTGCTTACG GTGAAAAGAAGACAAAAATTAACCCGCCGCCTCCTCAGTTCATGGAATCATAA